In Microbacterium esteraromaticum, the following proteins share a genomic window:
- the cydC gene encoding thiol reductant ABC exporter subunit CydC, whose product MSADQNDPWVLEASRPHAPARRPDLSQIPRSALYGLGVLAAARALGLVLIAEAVARGIAGLAASGGAASGLTPDATRAILILGVAGALLRAGAEWASSVVSRRVATRVKHRLRRRLWQRIADGDPAGGGTAVLAADGLDDLDDYFIQSLPALIAAAIVPLLVGARILGADWLSALIIVVTVPLVPLFMILIGKHTQQRTDAALTALTRLADHLTELARGLPVLVGLGRVEEQTRALDGIQRRYRERTEETLRWAFLSALALELIATISVAVVAVFLGLRLLNGTMALEPALIALILAPECFTALRDVGTAFHASQDGLSALERAKALLTRASRRDVRTPAARVRLDGLAVTYPGRRAPALRAVTADLSGITAVTGPSGAGKSTLLGALAGVLPADAEIAGAVRGVDPDAVAWAPQAPRAFAATPREELALYGAGPDALDELGLGRLADAAVAELSPGELRRLAVARALARVDAGARLLVLDEPTAHLDSVAAALVRDAVQRRADRCVVVLASHEPETLALADHSIPVASSDDDIRVDEEPSSIQDDPTSEGPSELGHPSESPSSFRSEQAPAARTLTLASLLRPHGWLWAGSMVLSALAAGLAVALTAVSGWLIVRASVEEYIMYLLVAIVGVRAFGIGRAVGRYADRLVTHRATFLVTDALRLRLWRAIAARGAGSRRLLEGGAPLDYLVTLVDDLRDQLPRVVPPIGGGLLVVAGTIVTAAFVTPHLTVFVAAVLIGAVAVASALAVLSERDASAARVDARSAIVRQTASLASAAADLRGNGVTDGALRQLDAHGRRLAIAERRSAWSAGLGAAVITVATTMLAVLVPVLSPGLPAESASVVALLSLALLEPLAALVAAVYRAPALRALLGRLDAVLRPVPAPEWGASNPDAITRLALDEVTIRYPGAAAPAVENVTAEVHRGGWLVLDGPSGSGKSTLLSAIMGALPVASGAILADRQPITGFAERAWRDRVAWCPQDAYVFDSTLRGNLLLARERDDVPDDAALREVLAQAGLAELLGALDGDLDAPVGPGGSALSGGERQRLAVARALLTRAELILLDEPTAHLDRPTAAAMMCDVRAAMADRIVVLVSHRSADRGDGDAVVRLGGQVAPVAD is encoded by the coding sequence GTGAGTGCTGACCAGAACGACCCGTGGGTGCTCGAGGCATCGCGTCCGCATGCGCCGGCGCGTCGCCCCGACCTCTCCCAGATTCCCAGGTCCGCCCTCTACGGCCTCGGCGTCCTTGCCGCCGCGCGGGCCCTGGGGCTCGTGCTCATCGCCGAAGCCGTCGCCAGGGGGATCGCCGGCCTCGCAGCATCCGGCGGGGCAGCATCCGGCCTCACGCCCGACGCCACCCGAGCGATCCTCATTCTCGGGGTGGCGGGCGCGCTTCTGCGCGCCGGGGCGGAATGGGCCAGCTCCGTCGTCTCCCGCCGCGTCGCGACCCGGGTCAAGCACCGCCTGCGGCGCCGGTTGTGGCAGCGCATCGCCGACGGCGATCCCGCGGGTGGCGGCACCGCCGTACTCGCCGCCGACGGCCTCGACGACCTCGACGACTACTTCATCCAGTCCCTGCCCGCACTGATCGCGGCGGCCATCGTGCCCCTTCTGGTCGGCGCCCGGATCCTCGGGGCCGACTGGCTCAGTGCCCTCATCATCGTGGTCACGGTTCCGCTGGTGCCGCTGTTCATGATCCTCATCGGCAAGCACACCCAGCAGCGCACCGACGCGGCGCTCACCGCGCTCACCCGCCTCGCCGACCACCTCACCGAGCTGGCGCGCGGGCTGCCCGTGCTGGTGGGCCTGGGCAGGGTCGAGGAGCAGACCCGCGCGCTCGACGGCATTCAGCGACGGTACCGAGAGCGCACGGAAGAGACGCTGCGCTGGGCGTTCCTCTCGGCGCTCGCCCTCGAGCTGATCGCCACGATCTCGGTCGCGGTGGTCGCGGTCTTCCTCGGGCTGCGCCTGCTCAACGGCACCATGGCGCTGGAGCCCGCCCTCATCGCGCTCATCCTCGCGCCCGAGTGCTTCACCGCGCTGCGCGATGTCGGCACCGCATTCCACGCCTCGCAAGACGGCCTGTCGGCGCTGGAGCGCGCCAAAGCGCTGCTGACGAGAGCCTCGCGTCGCGACGTGCGAACTCCTGCCGCTCGGGTTCGACTCGACGGACTGGCCGTCACCTACCCGGGCCGACGTGCGCCTGCTCTGCGCGCGGTGACCGCCGACCTCTCCGGGATCACCGCCGTCACCGGACCCAGTGGCGCGGGCAAGTCGACACTGCTCGGCGCCCTCGCCGGAGTGCTCCCCGCCGATGCCGAGATCGCCGGCGCGGTTCGCGGCGTGGACCCGGATGCCGTCGCCTGGGCTCCGCAGGCTCCGCGAGCGTTCGCGGCGACGCCGCGGGAGGAGCTCGCGCTGTACGGCGCCGGTCCCGACGCGCTCGATGAGCTCGGCCTCGGCCGCCTCGCGGATGCGGCGGTAGCCGAGCTGAGTCCTGGGGAGCTGCGCCGGCTCGCCGTCGCGCGCGCCCTGGCGCGGGTGGATGCGGGCGCCCGCCTTCTCGTACTCGACGAGCCGACCGCGCACCTCGACTCCGTCGCCGCCGCACTGGTGCGCGATGCCGTGCAGCGTCGCGCAGACAGGTGCGTCGTCGTGCTCGCCAGCCACGAGCCCGAGACGCTCGCTCTCGCCGACCATTCGATCCCCGTCGCCTCGTCGGATGATGACATCCGCGTCGACGAAGAGCCGTCAAGCATTCAGGACGATCCCACTTCTGAAGGACCCTCCGAGCTCGGGCATCCTTCAGAATCGCCATCCTCCTTCAGAAGTGAGCAGGCCCCGGCCGCCCGCACGCTCACGCTCGCCTCGCTGCTCCGTCCGCACGGATGGCTCTGGGCGGGGTCGATGGTGCTGTCTGCGCTCGCCGCGGGGCTCGCGGTCGCACTGACGGCGGTATCGGGGTGGCTGATCGTGCGGGCCAGTGTCGAGGAGTACATCATGTACCTGCTCGTCGCGATCGTCGGTGTGCGGGCGTTCGGCATCGGCCGCGCTGTCGGGCGATACGCCGACCGCCTGGTCACGCACCGTGCGACCTTCCTCGTGACCGACGCTCTGCGCCTCAGGCTGTGGCGGGCGATCGCTGCCCGAGGCGCCGGTTCCCGTCGGCTGCTCGAGGGCGGCGCCCCGCTCGATTACCTCGTGACCCTGGTCGACGATCTGCGTGATCAGCTGCCTCGGGTCGTCCCGCCGATCGGCGGGGGCCTGCTTGTGGTCGCCGGCACGATCGTCACGGCCGCGTTCGTCACGCCGCATCTCACGGTCTTCGTCGCCGCGGTGCTCATCGGTGCTGTCGCCGTCGCGTCGGCTCTCGCGGTCCTGAGCGAGCGCGATGCCTCGGCTGCCCGTGTCGACGCACGCTCGGCGATTGTGCGTCAGACGGCCTCACTCGCATCCGCCGCCGCCGATCTGCGCGGCAACGGGGTGACCGACGGTGCCCTCCGGCAGCTCGACGCGCACGGCCGGCGCCTCGCGATCGCTGAGCGACGATCCGCATGGTCAGCCGGGCTCGGCGCCGCAGTCATCACCGTCGCCACCACGATGCTCGCCGTCCTCGTGCCGGTGCTGTCGCCGGGTCTGCCAGCCGAGTCCGCATCGGTCGTCGCACTGCTCTCGCTCGCCCTGCTCGAGCCCCTCGCTGCGCTCGTGGCGGCCGTGTACCGCGCACCTGCTCTGCGCGCGCTTCTGGGCCGTCTCGACGCCGTGCTCCGCCCCGTCCCGGCGCCGGAGTGGGGTGCGTCGAACCCGGATGCCATCACGCGGCTCGCCCTGGATGAGGTGACGATCCGGTATCCGGGAGCGGCCGCTCCGGCGGTCGAGAACGTGACCGCCGAGGTGCACCGCGGCGGCTGGCTGGTGCTCGACGGACCGTCCGGCTCCGGCAAATCCACGCTGCTCTCGGCGATCATGGGCGCTCTGCCTGTGGCATCGGGAGCGATTCTCGCCGACCGGCAGCCGATCACCGGTTTCGCGGAGCGTGCGTGGCGTGACCGCGTCGCCTGGTGCCCTCAGGATGCGTACGTCTTCGACTCCACGCTGCGCGGCAACCTGCTGCTCGCCCGTGAGCGCGATGACGTGCCGGACGACGCGGCTCTGCGCGAGGTGCTCGCCCAGGCGGGTCTCGCAGAGCTTCTCGGAGCCCTGGACGGCGACCTCGATGCACCGGTCGGGCCGGGCGGCTCGGCGCTCTCGGGCGGCGAGCGTCAGAGGCTCGCCGTCGCGAGGGCGCTGCTGACCCGCGCCGAGCTGATCCTGCTCGATGAGCCCACCGCGCACCTCGACAGACCCACGGCGGCGGCGATGATGTGCGACGTGCGCGCGGCGATGGCCGACCGGATCGTCGTGCTCGTCTCGCACCGCTCCGCCGACCGAGGTGACGGCGACGCCGTCGTCCGACTGGGCGGTCAGGTCGCGCCGGTGGCGGACTGA
- a CDS encoding M56 family metallopeptidase, which produces MLTAATDAAQSGALVIPHGVVIVGAVVFGLIAIALAWPVPVALSRASWPMRAPVMALLLWQAIGLAGGLSMIGALGLAGYAALPGHPWLAPIPAVLFTIYLLTHLGVTIVQVTRQRHRHLALLEMLTSPHPTRARTRVIDDAVPMAYCLPNGPRSVTVLSQGLLDRLDADELVAVIAHERAHVEQRHDLLLLAFRAWRSALPWFPTAARAEVEVAALVEMLADDHARREVRDEVLARAILQVGASGVPGADQPVSGSMRVSDRFRRLAG; this is translated from the coding sequence ATGCTGACGGCCGCGACCGACGCCGCGCAGAGCGGCGCGCTGGTGATCCCGCACGGGGTCGTCATCGTCGGCGCGGTCGTGTTCGGGCTCATCGCGATCGCACTCGCCTGGCCCGTACCGGTCGCGCTCTCGCGCGCATCATGGCCGATGCGCGCGCCCGTGATGGCGCTGCTGCTGTGGCAGGCGATCGGCCTCGCGGGCGGGCTGTCGATGATCGGCGCGCTCGGCCTGGCCGGATATGCGGCCCTGCCAGGGCATCCGTGGCTCGCGCCCATCCCCGCCGTGCTGTTCACCATCTACCTGCTCACGCACCTCGGCGTGACGATCGTGCAGGTGACCAGGCAGCGACACCGTCATCTCGCGCTGCTCGAGATGCTCACCTCGCCGCACCCCACCCGCGCGCGCACGCGCGTGATCGACGACGCAGTGCCGATGGCCTACTGCCTGCCCAACGGACCGCGATCGGTGACGGTGCTGTCGCAGGGACTGCTCGACCGTCTCGATGCCGACGAGCTCGTCGCCGTCATCGCCCACGAACGTGCGCACGTCGAGCAGCGTCACGACCTGCTGCTGCTGGCCTTCCGCGCATGGCGCTCAGCGCTCCCCTGGTTCCCGACGGCCGCACGGGCCGAGGTCGAGGTCGCGGCTCTGGTCGAGATGCTCGCCGACGATCACGCGCGCCGCGAGGTGCGCGACGAGGTGCTGGCTCGCGCGATCCTTCAGGTCGGCGCGAGCGGCGTTCCCGGCGCGGATCAGCCCGTCTCAGGGTCGATGCGCGTGAGCGACCGGTTCCGCAGGCTCGCCGGCTGA